The sequence below is a genomic window from Trueperaceae bacterium.
TGTACAGCCAGCGCACGGCGACCTCGGCGTCGGGGTTCACCTCGCGCGCCCCGAGGGCGAAGCCGTTGATGTGGCGCTTGACCTCGGCGATCGGGAAGGCGGCGACGTAGCCGAGGTTCCCCGTCTCCGACAACGCCGCGGCGATCAGGCCGTTGAGGTAGTACACCTGGTAGAAGTCCGCCATGTAGGTCAGCACGTTCGGGGCGCGGGAGATGCCCGTGCCCCACCCGAAGATCACGTCGGGGTAGCGCTGCGCGGCGGCGAGGATGCCGTCGCCGTAGCCGAAGCTGGTGCCGAAGATGACGTCGGCGCCGTCGGCGACGAGCTGGTCGATGAACGCCTCGACCTCGGGCTCGGGCACGTCCTCGACGTACACCGTTTCGATGGCGTCCCCGAAGTGCTCCTGGGTGGCCTGTCGACCGAGGTCGTGGGCGTAACTGAAGCCGTAGTCGCCGACCGGGCCGACGTAGATGAAGGCCACCTTCAGGGGGTCGTCCTGAGCGGTGGCGAACGCGAGGGCGAGAAGGGCGGCGAGGGACACGAGGATGCGGCGCATGGGAACCTCCGTGCGGAACTGGGGACGTGGAACCGACGGGCGAACGACCGAAGCCGCGGGTGCGGCGACGGACCGGGGGGAGGGGGAGGGCGTCAACGACGCCCCCGCGCGTAGGGCTCGCCGAGCGCTTCGGGCGCCCCGAAGGCGCCGGCGCCCTTGCGCACCGCGGTGACGGCGAGCGCGAGGATGGTGAAGAGGTAGGGCATCATCGTCAGCAACTGCGGCGCGAAGAACTCCTGCAGGCTGAAACTGAGGGTGAACAGAGCCCCGAAGAGCAGCGCGGCGAAGATCGCGCGGAGCGGATCCCACAGCGCGAAGATGGCGAGGGCGAGCGCGATCCAGCCGAGCCCGTTCGTCATGCCCTGGCCCCACGAGGGGCGGTAGGCGAGCGAGAGGAAGCCGCCGGCGACGCCGGCCATCGCCCCCCCGAACGTCACGGCGGCGAAGCGCACCGCGAGGACGCGGACGCCGGCGGCGTCCGCCGCCGCGGGGTTCTCCCCGACGCTGCGCACCACGAGCCCCAGGCGGGTGTGGTGGAGCACGAACCACAGCACGACGGCGGCGACGAGGCCGAGCCAACTGAGGACGTACTGCCCTTGGAACAGGGCCGGACCGAGGAGCGGGATGGAGGCGAGGAGGGGCAGGTCGACGAACTCCATCGGGGTGCCCAGGGGGCGCCCCACCCACCCGCGCCCGATGAGGCCGGTGAGGCCGAGCCCGAAGATGGTGATGGCGAGACCGGAGACGTACTGGTTGGCGCGCAGCACGACCGACAACAGGGCGTGCAGGGCGGCGGCGGCGACGCCGGCCGCGGCGGCGGCGACGAGGCCCAGCCAGGGGTCGCCGCTGCTCTGCGCGACGACGAAGCCGGCCAACGCGCCGAGGATCATCATGCCCTCGACCCCGAGGTTCACGACGCCGGCGCGTTCGACGACGATCTCCCCGAGCGCCGCCCACAACAGCGGCGTGCTGAACGCCAGGGCGCGGGCGAGGGTCGTGAGGACCAGGGCGAGATCGACGTCCATCAGGGGCCCTCCACGGCGGCCGCGTCGGACGGCGCGCCCGCGTCGCGGGGGACGCGCACGAGGCGGTACTCGAGGATCGGTTCCGCAGCGATGATGCAGAGCAGCACCAGGCCCTGCACGACGCCGGTGATCTGGCTGGGGAGGCGTAGGGCGACCTGCATCACGTCGCCGCTCGCCGCGACCCAGCCGAGGAAGAGGGCGGTCACGAGCGCCGCAAGGGCGTTGCGGCGGGCGAGGAGCGCGACGATGATGGCGGTGTAGCCGTAGCCGATCGAGAGGCTCCCGGGGTCGACGAGGCGGTGGTGGATGCCGGCGACCTCGCCGACGCCGGCGAGGCCGGCGGCGCCGGCGGAGACGAGGACGAGGACGAGGGTCGTGCGGAAGAAGTCGACGCCGGCGTAGCGGGCCGCCTCGGGGCTCTCACCCATCATGCGGACCTCGAAGCCGAAGCGGGTGCGCGCCAGCAACCAGGCGACCGCGGCGGCCGCGACGACCGCCAGCAGCAGGGTGGGCCAGTGCAGTCGGGTGGTGCCGACCGTCGGGAGGATCGCTGCGGCGTCGAAGCGGTCGCTGTACGCGAAGCCGGAGAGGCTCGAGCCCTTCCAGGGGCCGTTCACCAGCCAGCGCACCAGGTAGATCGCGACGTAGTTCAGCATCAACGTCGTGATGATCTCGTTCACGCCGAGCCGCACCTTCAACAGGGCCGGCCCGAGGCCCCAGAGGGCGGCGGCGAGGAAGCCGGCGACGAACATCGCGGGGATCGTGAGGGGGGCCGGCAGGTCGACGAACAGCGCGACGCCGGCCGCGGCGACCGCGCCGACCAGGAGTTGGCCCTCCGCGCCGATGTTCCAGAAGCGGGCGCGGAAGGCGAGGGTGAGGCCGACGCCGGCCAGCATGAGCGGGATGGCGCGGCGCACGACCTCGCTGGCGCCGCGCGCGTCGAGGAGGGTGCGCTCGACGATGACGCGGGCGGCGTCGAGCGGGGCGACGCCGAACGCGGCGAACAACGCCCCCGTCACGAGCATGGCGACCACGACGGCGCCGAGCGAGACGCCCCAGACGAGGGCGGCGCTCGGGGCGCCGCGCCGCTCGATGCGCCAGCCGCTCATTCGGGGGCCGCCCCGGCCTGCGCGTCGTGGGCGACGTCGTGGGGGACGGTCGCCGCGTCGCGCTCGGGGGCGCGCTCGCCGGCCATCCGCAGGCCGATCGCTTCGCGGGTGGCGGTGGCGGCGTCGACGACGCCGGTCACCTCGCCGCGGAACAGGACGACGATGCGGTCGGCGAGGTCGAGGAGTTCGTCGAGGTCTTCGCTGACGAGGAGGACCGCGGCGCCGCGGTCGCGTTGCTCGCGCAGCAGGTCGTGCGTGAGTTCGGTGGCGGCGACGTCGAGGCCGTAGCTGGGGTGGGACGCGACGACGAGGCCGGTCTCGCTGCCGAGCTCGCGGGCGAGGATGACCTTCTGGACGTTGCCGCCCGACAGGTTCCGGGTCACCGCGTCGCGCGAGGGCGTCGCGATGGCGTAGTCGCGGATGGCGCCGTCGGCGTGCGCGTCGACCGCCCGCCAGTCCACCATCCGGCCCTTGGCGAAGGGGGCCTGCCGGTGGCGGCGGAGGACGAGGTTCTCCGCGACCTTCATCCCGCCGGCCACGCCCATGTCGTTGCGGTCCTCGGGGATGTGCACGACGCCGCGCGCGAACAGGTCGCGGACCCCTTCGCCGGCGACGTCGGCGCCGTCGAGTTCGATCCGGCCGGAGGTGGGGGTGCGCAGGCCGGTGAGGACCTGCGTGAGTTCGGCCTGGCCGTTGCCGGCGACGCCGGCCACGCCGACGATCTCGCCGGCGCGCACCTCGAGGTGCACGCCGCGGAGCCGCGGTTCGCCGGCGGCGTCGGCGACGTGGAGGTCGCGGACCGACAGGCGTACGTCGCCGGGCGCGCGGGCGGCGGCCTCGCGGCCGCGGCGGACCTCGCGGCCCACCATGTGGCGGGCGAGCTCGGCGGTGTCGGTGTCCGCCGCGTCGACCTGGGCGACGACGCGACCGCCGCGCAGCACCGTGATGCGGTCGGCGGCGGCGAGGACCTCGTCGAGCTTGTGGCTGATCAGGATCACGCCGCGCCCTTCGTCCTTCATGCGCCCCAGCACGTCGAACAGGCGCTGGGCCTCCTGCGGCGTCAGGACGCTGGTGGGTTCGTCGAGGATGAGGGCGTCGGCGCCCTGGAGCAGCGCCTTGAGGATCTCGACGCGTTGGCGTTCGCCGGGGCTGAGCGTGGCGACGCGGGCGTGCAGGTCCACCTCGAAGCCGTAGCGTTCGGCGAGGGCGTCGACGCGGCGGGCGAGGTGGCGGGTGGGGAACCAGGCGGGGGTGTCGGGGAGGGCGAGGGCGAGGTTCTCCGCGACGGTGTGGCGGCGCGCGAGGTGGAAGTGCTGGGCGACGAGGCCGATGCCGGCCGCCTTGGCGTCGCGCGGGGAGCGCAGCGCGAGGGGGGCGCCGTCCATGAGAAGGGCGCCCTCGTCGGGCGCCTGGAGTCCGTAGAGCATGTGGACGAGCGTCGTCTTGCCCGCCCCGTTCTCCCCGAGGAGGGCGTGGACCTCGCCGCGTCGGACCTGGAGGTCGACGCCGTCGTTCGCCACGACGCCGGGGAAGCGTTTCGTGACGCCGCGCAGCTCCAGCAACGGGGGGCGGGCCTGGGGACCCGAGGAGGGCGGCACGCGGCCAACATAGCCCGCCGGGAACCGGCACGCAAGGGGGGCTCCGGCGAGTCTCCGCTCTCCGGATGATTCACCTTCGAAAGGTATTCTGGCGAGCGTACGTCAGGGCCGCGTCATGTGTCAAGCCCGGGGGCGCGCCGCGTTCGCGCCGCCCCCGGTCGGGCCGCGGCCTCAGTCGGCCAGCGGGCTGTCGGCCCCGTCGACCTCGTGCGGCAGGTAGTACGGGTTCTCGCCGGCGGCGTGATCGGTTTTGTCGACGACCGCGACGATCTCGGGGACCTGTTCCTTGACCATGCGGTCGACCCCGTGCTTGAGGGTCACGTCGGCGGCGCCGCACCCCTGGCAGCCGCCCCCGAACTCGATGATCGCCTTGCCCTCCTCGACGCCGACGAGCTTCACCTCGCCGCCGTGGCCGGCGACGCCGGGGTTCACCATGGTGTCGAGGACGTCCTGGACCTTCTGCGCGACCGGGTCGTCCCAACTGGGGCTCTCGAAGAAGACGCGGAAGCCGGACTTCATGACGTCGTCGACGAAGTCGACGCTGGCGCCGTCGAGCTGTTGCGCGCTGAGGGGGTCCATGAGGACGTCGAAGCCGCCGCCGTCGTGGACGACGTCCCCCTCGTCGCGGTCGTCGTCCTTGACGAGCCAGAGCTTCGGTTCGGCGCGGGTGCCGGCGATGCGCAGGGCGCTCACGCCCTGGCCCTTCTGCGCCTCGAGGAACTGCTTGACGCGCTCGCGCGCGGTATCGGTGAAGTGAAGCATGGGGGGAGTATAGAGGCTGGCGTCCGGCGCCGGGGGCGCGCGGCCTACGCCCCGCCGGCGGCGTCCGGGGCCGGCGCGCCGAGGACGTCCTCGAGCCAGGTGACGAAGGTCGCCCACGCCTCGCCGGCCGGCCCGCCGGCGGCGATGGCGTCGACGCCGCCGACGAAGGCGTGCCCGACGCCGGGCCAGCTGCGGATGGCGTGCGGGACGCCCGCTTCGTCGAGGGCGGCGTCGAAGGCCGCCACCTCGCGCGGCGGGATCTGCGCGTCCTCCTCGCCGAAGATGCCCAGCACCGGGCCGGGGAGGCGTGCGAGGCGGGCGGGGTCGTCGATCGGGGTGCCGTAGAAGACGCCGGTGCCGGCGAGGCGGTCGTCGGAGAGGGCGTAGCGCAGCGCCGCGCCGCCGCCGTAGCAGAAGCCCATCACGACGATCCGCTCCGGGTCGACGCTGGGGTCGGCGGCGAGGGCGTCGACGACGACGCGCAGGTCGCGGTCGATGGCGGCGGCGGGGGTGGCGACGACGTTCCAGATGGCCGACGGCACCAGGTCGACGCTGACGCCGCGGAAGGTGTCGGGCGCCACGACGACGTAGCCGCGTTCGGCGAGGGCGTCGGCCTTGCCGGTGACGTCGGCGCGGAGCCCCCAGAACTCGTGGATCATCACGACGGCGGGGTGGGGTCCGTCGCCGGGCGGCTCCGCGCGGTGGGCGGCGACGTCGGGACCGCCGTCGGTGGCGTCGTAGACGACGTTGGTGAGCGCCTCGACGCGCCCGTCGGTGCGGGCGCGGTCGACGACGACGCTCAGGGCGAGCGCCACGGCGCTCGCCGCGACCAGGGCGGCCGCGGCGAGGAGGGTGCGTCGCAGGATGCGCATGGGCGCAGTCTACGCGCCGGCGTGGGGGGCTCGGGTCAGAGCACCTGCATGACGTAGTGGTCGGTGGCCCGCTCGAGGCCCTCGGGGTCGGCGACGTACACGCCGCGCGTGCCGGAGAGGGCGCCGTCGCTGCGCAGTTCGCCGAGGATCCGCGTGATCGTGACGCGGCTGCTGCCGGTCAGGTCGGCGAGGTCCTCGTGCGTGAGCGCCAGCGGCAGCTTGACGCCGTGCTCGCTCTCGTCGCTGGGCTGGCCGAACTGGTCGGCGAGGCGCAGGAAGGCGCGCGTCACGCGGGCGCCGACCGGCATTTCGGCCTCGTCGATCATCTCCCGGCTGCGGCGCAGTTGGCGCGCCATGCTCTGCAGCACGTAGTCGCGCACCTTGCGGTCGTTCATCGCCTGTTGCGGGTCGATCGGCGTGAGGCACGACTCGTGCACCGCGACGACGGTCTCCGCGTGGTGGCCGCCGTCGAGCGAGGCGAGCCCGAGGACGTCGCCGGGGCCGTAGAGGTCGGCGATGCGGTCGCGCCCCAAGCTGGTGGGGACGACCGCCTTGAGGACGCCGTAGTTGACGACGTACAGGTTGGAGGCCTCGCGGCCGGACTCGTACAGGACGCCGTCGGGATCGAGGGTCCGGGTGGGCAGCGCGAGGGTCCCGGGCACGATGTCGGAGACGTCGCAGCTCGGGGGCGCGGCGAGGGAATCGAACGTGTGGAGCATGGTGCACCTCATTCACCGGACGTGCGTCCGGGGGGTCTCGACGTGGGGGCGGGGACGGTCCCCGCCGGGCACTACAAAAACTATAGCACCCCACCCGGGATTCTGTAAAGGCATTTTCCCCGTGCTGGTGGGGATTTCTCACCGTTTTCACATTCGTGGTGCGGGCCACGTTTCTCGGAATCGTTCCGAATGCCGTCCAGGACGACGTT
It includes:
- a CDS encoding ABC transporter permease, with protein sequence MDVDLALVLTTLARALAFSTPLLWAALGEIVVERAGVVNLGVEGMMILGALAGFVVAQSSGDPWLGLVAAAAAGVAAAALHALLSVVLRANQYVSGLAITIFGLGLTGLIGRGWVGRPLGTPMEFVDLPLLASIPLLGPALFQGQYVLSWLGLVAAVVLWFVLHHTRLGLVVRSVGENPAAADAAGVRVLAVRFAAVTFGGAMAGVAGGFLSLAYRPSWGQGMTNGLGWIALALAIFALWDPLRAIFAALLFGALFTLSFSLQEFFAPQLLTMMPYLFTILALAVTAVRKGAGAFGAPEALGEPYARGRR
- a CDS encoding ABC transporter permease; this encodes MSGWRIERRGAPSAALVWGVSLGAVVVAMLVTGALFAAFGVAPLDAARVIVERTLLDARGASEVVRRAIPLMLAGVGLTLAFRARFWNIGAEGQLLVGAVAAAGVALFVDLPAPLTIPAMFVAGFLAAALWGLGPALLKVRLGVNEIITTLMLNYVAIYLVRWLVNGPWKGSSLSGFAYSDRFDAAAILPTVGTTRLHWPTLLLAVVAAAAVAWLLARTRFGFEVRMMGESPEAARYAGVDFFRTTLVLVLVSAGAAGLAGVGEVAGIHHRLVDPGSLSIGYGYTAIIVALLARRNALAALVTALFLGWVAASGDVMQVALRLPSQITGVVQGLVLLCIIAAEPILEYRLVRVPRDAGAPSDAAAVEGP
- a CDS encoding ABC transporter ATP-binding protein, with protein sequence MPPSSGPQARPPLLELRGVTKRFPGVVANDGVDLQVRRGEVHALLGENGAGKTTLVHMLYGLQAPDEGALLMDGAPLALRSPRDAKAAGIGLVAQHFHLARRHTVAENLALALPDTPAWFPTRHLARRVDALAERYGFEVDLHARVATLSPGERQRVEILKALLQGADALILDEPTSVLTPQEAQRLFDVLGRMKDEGRGVILISHKLDEVLAAADRITVLRGGRVVAQVDAADTDTAELARHMVGREVRRGREAAARAPGDVRLSVRDLHVADAAGEPRLRGVHLEVRAGEIVGVAGVAGNGQAELTQVLTGLRTPTSGRIELDGADVAGEGVRDLFARGVVHIPEDRNDMGVAGGMKVAENLVLRRHRQAPFAKGRMVDWRAVDAHADGAIRDYAIATPSRDAVTRNLSGGNVQKVILARELGSETGLVVASHPSYGLDVAATELTHDLLREQRDRGAAVLLVSEDLDELLDLADRIVVLFRGEVTGVVDAATATREAIGLRMAGERAPERDAATVPHDVAHDAQAGAAPE
- a CDS encoding NifU family protein, producing MLHFTDTARERVKQFLEAQKGQGVSALRIAGTRAEPKLWLVKDDDRDEGDVVHDGGGFDVLMDPLSAQQLDGASVDFVDDVMKSGFRVFFESPSWDDPVAQKVQDVLDTMVNPGVAGHGGEVKLVGVEEGKAIIEFGGGCQGCGAADVTLKHGVDRMVKEQVPEIVAVVDKTDHAAGENPYYLPHEVDGADSPLAD
- a CDS encoding dienelactone hydrolase family protein, producing MRILRRTLLAAAALVAASAVALALSVVVDRARTDGRVEALTNVVYDATDGGPDVAAHRAEPPGDGPHPAVVMIHEFWGLRADVTGKADALAERGYVVVAPDTFRGVSVDLVPSAIWNVVATPAAAIDRDLRVVVDALAADPSVDPERIVVMGFCYGGGAALRYALSDDRLAGTGVFYGTPIDDPARLARLPGPVLGIFGEEDAQIPPREVAAFDAALDEAGVPHAIRSWPGVGHAFVGGVDAIAAGGPAGEAWATFVTWLEDVLGAPAPDAAGGA
- a CDS encoding Crp/Fnr family transcriptional regulator; amino-acid sequence: MLHTFDSLAAPPSCDVSDIVPGTLALPTRTLDPDGVLYESGREASNLYVVNYGVLKAVVPTSLGRDRIADLYGPGDVLGLASLDGGHHAETVVAVHESCLTPIDPQQAMNDRKVRDYVLQSMARQLRRSREMIDEAEMPVGARVTRAFLRLADQFGQPSDESEHGVKLPLALTHEDLADLTGSSRVTITRILGELRSDGALSGTRGVYVADPEGLERATDHYVMQVL